From Caminibacter mediatlanticus TB-2, the proteins below share one genomic window:
- a CDS encoding ribonuclease Z, which produces MKFLFLGTSAGRPTKTRNVSGLVVEFENDNGWYLFDCGEATQHQILKTTYSLNKLKSIFITHLHGDHCYGLFGLITTKMMEKSSSPLKIYAPRGLKEMIESCVDIRFEHLGYEIEFIEIFGGFEEEFDKFSIKVLPLIHSIESYAYFIKQKDKFNLNKELLQKDGLAPSNYYKDLKEGKEVIVNGVIYKPEKYLIKKEGKKVIIAGDNAEPDILVKYLNNLDLLIHEATYTQEVFDNLEIKYLHTTAKNLGEVAKRYNVKNLIATHISPRYEGYEILEEIKKFYNGNVFVANDFDMFLLKDYLIYL; this is translated from the coding sequence ATGAAGTTTTTATTTTTAGGAACATCTGCTGGAAGGCCTACAAAAACAAGAAATGTATCAGGATTGGTAGTTGAATTTGAAAATGATAATGGTTGGTATCTTTTTGATTGTGGAGAAGCCACTCAGCATCAGATTTTAAAAACTACATATTCACTTAATAAGTTAAAATCTATTTTTATTACTCATTTACATGGAGACCATTGTTATGGATTGTTTGGTCTTATTACAACAAAAATGATGGAAAAAAGTTCTTCTCCTTTAAAAATATATGCGCCAAGAGGTTTAAAAGAGATGATAGAAAGTTGTGTAGATATTAGATTTGAGCATTTAGGATATGAAATAGAATTTATTGAAATTTTTGGTGGATTTGAAGAAGAATTTGATAAATTTTCAATAAAAGTATTACCTTTAATTCATTCAATAGAGAGTTATGCTTATTTTATAAAACAAAAAGATAAATTTAATCTAAATAAAGAATTGTTACAAAAAGATGGTTTAGCACCTTCAAACTATTATAAAGATTTAAAAGAAGGAAAAGAGGTTATTGTAAATGGAGTTATATATAAACCTGAGAAGTATTTAATAAAAAAAGAAGGCAAAAAAGTTATTATTGCAGGTGACAATGCTGAACCTGATATTTTAGTAAAGTATTTAAATAATCTTGATTTATTAATCCATGAAGCTACATATACTCAGGAGGTTTTTGATAATTTAGAAATTAAATATCTTCATACAACTGCAAAAAATTTAGGAGAAGTCGCTAAGAGATATAATGTTAAAAATTTAATTGCTACTCATATTTCACCAAGATATGAGGGATATGAAATTTTAGAAGAAATTAAAAAATTTTATAACGGAAATGTATTTGTAGCAAATGATTTTGATATGTTTTTATTAAAAGATTACCTCATTTATCTTTAA
- a CDS encoding DNA polymerase III subunit gamma/tau, which translates to MVLALKYRPKKFEEIIGQDAIIQTLINSLNSNRIANAYLFSGLRGSGKTTTARIFSKALQCEKGISSSPCEECESCKLANENRHIDIIEMDAASNRKIEDIRELIEHTKYKPSISRFKIFIIDEVHMLTNEAFNALLKTLEEPPEYVKFIMATTDPLKLPATILSRVQHFRFNKIPEKEIESFLQKVLIKENVKFEDEALRLIVKSAKGSVRDSLTLLDQAIAYSNYNITLDKVVEMLGVINPEIISKIFKLIFDGDKKEIIEIIKQIKDYDIESIIDEIILYLKEAMFYGNLPLITMQRFFNIISDTKELIKYQNDNEFILSLMFFRMIEAIKPHKIDDLIKSFEQSININSYQIKKVDIQKPNPEELFKKLIKKIKEVDEDLGICFETSLKFISFENNVLTWESCPDENCKEMFKRFFSAVIRPLINEIFGIGTKIEVKRCPQIKQTQKPKNSQPTKIEDKSEHIIQKVREVFGSDVEILKIKDK; encoded by the coding sequence TTGGTATTAGCTTTAAAATATAGACCTAAAAAATTCGAAGAAATTATTGGACAAGATGCTATTATACAAACATTAATAAACTCTCTTAATTCTAATAGAATTGCAAATGCATATCTTTTCTCAGGCCTTAGAGGAAGTGGTAAAACTACAACAGCAAGAATATTTTCAAAAGCCTTACAATGTGAAAAAGGAATTTCATCATCTCCGTGTGAAGAGTGTGAAAGTTGTAAATTAGCAAATGAAAATAGACATATTGATATTATAGAAATGGACGCTGCAAGCAATAGAAAAATTGAAGATATTAGAGAACTTATAGAACATACTAAGTATAAACCATCAATTAGCAGATTTAAAATATTTATAATTGATGAAGTTCATATGTTAACAAATGAAGCATTTAATGCTTTACTTAAAACTCTTGAAGAACCACCTGAATATGTAAAATTTATTATGGCAACAACTGACCCTCTAAAACTTCCTGCAACAATTCTTAGTAGAGTTCAACATTTTAGATTTAACAAAATTCCTGAAAAAGAGATTGAGAGTTTTTTACAAAAAGTATTAATAAAAGAAAATGTAAAATTTGAAGATGAAGCTTTAAGACTTATTGTAAAAAGTGCAAAAGGAAGTGTAAGAGATTCTTTAACTTTGCTTGACCAAGCAATTGCATATAGTAATTATAATATTACTCTTGATAAAGTTGTAGAAATGCTTGGGGTTATAAACCCTGAAATCATCTCAAAAATTTTTAAATTAATTTTTGATGGAGATAAAAAAGAGATAATTGAAATTATAAAACAGATAAAAGATTATGATATTGAATCAATTATTGATGAAATAATTCTTTATTTAAAAGAAGCAATGTTTTATGGAAATTTACCACTTATTACAATGCAAAGATTTTTTAATATTATAAGTGATACAAAAGAGCTTATTAAATATCAGAATGATAACGAATTTATCTTATCACTTATGTTTTTTAGAATGATAGAAGCTATAAAACCTCATAAAATTGATGATTTAATAAAAAGTTTTGAACAAAGCATAAATATAAATTCTTATCAAATAAAAAAAGTTGATATTCAAAAGCCAAATCCAGAAGAATTATTTAAAAAATTAATTAAAAAAATAAAAGAAGTAGATGAAGACTTAGGAATTTGTTTTGAAACAAGCCTTAAATTTATATCTTTTGAAAATAATGTTTTAACTTGGGAGAGTTGTCCAGATGAAAATTGTAAAGAGATGTTTAAGAGATTTTTCTCCGCTGTAATTAGACCTTTAATTAATGAAATATTTGGAATTGGGACTAAAATAGAAGTTAAAAGATGCCCTCAAATAAAGCAAACCCAAAAACCTAAAAATTCACAACCAACAAAAATTGAAGACAAATCTGAACATATAATTCAAAAAGTAAGAGAAGTTTTTGGAAGTGATGTTGAAATTTTAAAAATTAAAGATAAATGA
- a CDS encoding helix-turn-helix domain-containing protein yields the protein MKRRTYKRMTKEEIELIFKLYEEKMELRKIARVLGRSLSSIQYQLRKKNENV from the coding sequence ATGAAAAGACGAACTTATAAAAGGATGACAAAAGAAGAAATAGAATTAATTTTTAAACTTTATGAAGAGAAAATGGAATTAAGGAAGATAGCAAGAGTATTAGGAAGAAGTTTATCTTCAATACAATATCAGTTGAGAAAAAAAAATGAAAATGTATAA
- a CDS encoding IS1 family transposase: protein MYKELYNEFLAILKKTPIVFSYLCLDELYTFYRKKDNRVYVWSAVGVTKTGRKFYFYFLSKKKNIDSLLSFNFDLPKVEKYYTDGHFAYSNVYGDKASQKKSKYTNLVENLNSQMRDKISYLVRKTKAHAKSFDWLDNRLAMFFFNLNLKGNK, encoded by the coding sequence ATGTATAAAGAATTATATAACGAATTTTTAGCAATATTAAAAAAAACTCCAATAGTATTTTCATATCTTTGTTTAGACGAATTATATACTTTTTATCGTAAAAAGGATAACAGGGTATATGTATGGAGTGCAGTAGGAGTTACAAAAACAGGAAGAAAATTTTATTTTTATTTTTTATCAAAAAAGAAAAATATTGATAGTTTATTATCATTTAATTTTGATTTACCAAAAGTAGAAAAATATTATACAGATGGACATTTTGCATATTCGAATGTATATGGGGATAAAGCAAGTCAAAAAAAATCAAAATATACAAATTTAGTTGAGAACTTAAATTCTCAAATGAGAGATAAAATCTCATATCTTGTTAGAAAAACTAAAGCTCATGCTAAGTCTTTTGATTGGTTAGATAATAGACTTGCTATGTTTTTCTTTAATCTTAATTTAAAAGGTAATAAATAA